DNA from Vulpes vulpes isolate BD-2025 chromosome 9, VulVul3, whole genome shotgun sequence:
aaattatatacaattatatcaATTGTATACAAATACATGTCAAAGAGGGCAGCTTTATAAGACTTGCTAATGCATGAATCAATGAATTGGCACAAAAGAATTCTttcaaccaggaaaaaaaaaatctccaaatgtaAATGTCAAATCTGGGGTTCAGGAGTGTAAATGTCAAATCTGGAGTTCagtgggaatctttttttttttctaatgtccaAAGCCAGATTTTTCTTACTACACAAAAGAGGAGGTAACTTACCTTTGGCAATGGCTTTCGCTCCTGGCAGTTGATGCCTCCAATGAAGACCATGTTGGGCATCACAGGTTTGGGATAGTCCAAAACAAAGTCAGCTCTTAACAACCAAATTGACGTATGGCTATAGAGATCATAAGGCGTGACAGCTGTTTGGAGAATCTCAGATGCAACTtctaaaggagtttttaaaaaatagtggcaAAATAAATGTTCCTCCAGGTGGAAGATGTgattcctcactctctctctgaaactcATGGCATCTGACAATATGGAGAACGGTCTAGGAACATAAGAAAGGGGACTGGGGCACTGTGTGCTTTCCtcaaaaaaatggcaaaataatcCCCTGGTGAAGACCACGGATGGGAgtgaaaaatacttggctacaaTTAAGCCGCACACATcaaaaggatccagaaacactgcATCAAAAGAACTCTCCTTTATGTATTCTACTAATTTTGGATCACTAAACAAATTCTTACAATGTAAAAAATGGGGTTGAAGACTGTCTTTTAATGGACTTAAGACCCAAAAAAGTGAGCTTTGCTGCCGAGTTTTCCACTGAGAATAAGAGAAAGTCTTGAACATCTGATTCAACTCCTCCAGATTGTAAATTGTGGAATAAGTCTTCACCGTAAAATTGGAGGATTTTCCCAGTTGCCAACTCACCTCTGGTATGATTAAAACCAACTCATGCCCTCTTTGGATGAGTTGCTCCACAACCAAACGCATGGTAAACCAGTGGCTCCCATCCATGGGTACTACCAGCAGCTTGCCTGCCTCAGCAAAGCCAGATGTCagcaggagacacacacacaacagaggaAAGCCGGTCAAAATTGTGGCAGCCATTGGAAAACTGCAGCACAGGGCAATGCAGCTGCTTGGGTTCTGAGTTGGTGTAATAGTCCGTGGAAGAAGTACAGGCACAAAGCCCGCCCCAGCAGAGGGCGTGTATTTacacattcatgaaaaaaaaaaactacactcaTTGCCAGTGATGCACTCCTAAGAACGATAATGAATGGGTAGCATTTGCTGACAAACATGCTTGAAAATTTTCCAGACAGCAATACCATTTGATCTTTGCCTTGGACAAAGATCATGCACTGTATGGCATGTCAATGCTCTTTTGGAAACAGAAATATTAGGCAATGTTTTGAGAACTCAGAGtgataaaaaggaaagtaaatatcaattaaagtgattttttccaattttttccaAGGAAAGCTTGGGTTATCCTCAGGATACATAAGACAATTTTGCCCAGAAAGAGATTGGCATCCCAGTTTCCAAGGAGGACATGAAGTCACTTACCACTAGCGTCCTCAAGGACAATGGAACTGTATTCACAAGAGCCTCTAAAAAGCCTGGCATTGCCACCGGTTTTTCCACTTCCAAACCCTTTGTGGGCTACAAAAGGTTAAGAGTGCCAAATCCTGCCTCTGCGGACCATTCTAGGGATTGACAGATGGAATAGGACTGTCCTCTATATTCAATCACTTTCCCTACACACATCACATGCAGTGGGTGGTCACTTGCCTGAAGCTTGCCAGAAGCACTCTGCTAGgcatcctctctctttcctctgggcTTCTGCATTCCTCTGTCTAGACCTCTCTGCTGAAGGCTGACCTACTTTGGCCTGCTACCCACCTGCAGGAATCTTTGTATCTGTCTCCCAAACTTTACTGAGCACTTGTTGACGCCAGAGGGTATATCTTCttcatatttgcattttccttctaCAGGACCCATGCTATGCCTCACACATGGAAAGCACACAAGGGCTTTTTGTTCCATTGGACTGGATTGCACTGTGGGAGTGCACTAATGGGTGTATGTCAGATAAGACCCTGAGAAGCATTTACTGAGGGATTCTAAAGCCAACCTGGGGGCATAATCTTTGTTAGGAGCCAACATGGCTTCTTCTGAGTTGCCCAAACTAATACTagacaaataataatatttgcttaGTCACCGTTTATATGAGGGACTGATGGACTTTCAGATGAATgtctaagaaacaaaaatgaaggcaCATGATCAATCTTTCTGGATGGCTTACTTCAGAATAGATATCAATAAGATATAAAATAGCAGAAAATCAATGAacccaaaagctggttctttgagaagatgaATTAACCTGATGAAGCTCTAGCCGaactgatcagaaaaaaaaagagaagaaaaaattatcaacATCAGGAATGAGAGAGTTGGCATCGCTACATATTCCACAGatgttaaaaggataataagaaaCAATACCAAGAACAAATTTATGTCAGTATATCTACaaattagatgaaatggacaaattccccAAAGATGCAAACTATTAGTTTAACGgagaaatattacataaattgagtaaaaataatttgtatattttaagttGAATTAACTTTGAATCCAAACGTTCCTACAAATAGAATTTCAAACTCAGATGGCTTCATTGATACAAGCTACCAAATAttggaggaagaaataaattattattcagaatatatcctgaaaagagaaataatatattcTAGAGAACAGAAGCAAAGAGAACTTCCTAATCTTTCTAGGAGGCCACTGAGTTtgtctatgagaccagcattaccgcataccaaaactagataaagacatcaaaaaaagaaaaatgtaaagaccAATACTCctcataaatataaatcaaaaattTGACACCAAATTTAGCaaactaaattaaataatataaacttatataaaatatattctatcgCAGGAATATAAAGTTGTTTTATCAATAGAAAATCAGTCAAGGCAATTCACCATATAAATAAATCATGCCTATagaaatgattatatggtttagaaaaatatatatatacacgcaaATATATTTACCATACATATggtatataaagatatataataataatatgcaaAAAGTAGTGGGTCTTATCTCAGAAACACAAGGCTCTTTTATCACTAGAAGTCAATCAAGGTAATTcatcatataaataaatcatccCTATGAAAATGATTATATGGCTTATAATCATTTCCATAGGCATTGAAAAGGTATTTGACAAAAGctaacatccattcctgatcaaaattgtCAGAAAACTAGGATCAGAAGAGAAAGTACTATACCTAATAAAGAGCATCTGTGGAAAAACCCATAACTAACAACATACTTAACGATGAATGACTGAATGCTTTACTCCTAATCACATACAAGTCAAGGATGACCATCCTACCACTTCTACTATTGTTCTGAAGATTCTAACCAGTGCAGtcagtcaagaaaaataaaacgcCTCCACTTTGGAAAGAAAACTCTAACTGCCTtcttcacagacaacatgatcATCTCTGTAGAAATTCCAACGGAATCTACAAAATATCCTAGAACAAATAAGTTTAGCattgttgcaggatacaagataaaTACTCAATAATCAATCATATTTcagggcatctggtggctcagttggttaagcaatcagctcttgatttcagcccaagtcctgatctcagtgccctgggatggagccccaagtcaggctctgtgctcatcgcggggagtctgcttcaggacgctctttcttcttctgccccccttccccctcaCTGCTCaccttctctatttctctctctaaaataaataaataaataaataaaaaattttaaaaacaatcaggAGAGAGTCCAAGAAGACAGATGAGAAGGAGACCTTAGTTTCACTGctcccaggaattcagctagagAGTACTAAATCATCCTGAACTCCTGCAAACTCAACCAcggatctaagaaaagaatagctgcaactctccaaatagaaaagtgaccactttttacAAAACAGGAGGCTGGAGATGTGATTCTGGGGtgatatatcagaagataaaccCTGGGAGGAGGGAGACTCCATAAGCTGGCTACCAGAAAGTGCTAGAGCAGTGGAGCacaaaatctgaacttttagaagtctgctggagattggAAGGCTGCCTTTTTACCTCTCATCCTCTACAAGGGTGAGGTAAGAcctcagggaacaaaagccacaggGAGCAATTGGGAGCTGGTTACTTAGCCTGGCCCCCTGTCAAGGGAGCTGCAATCCCCCCCAGGGCAGACACTTGAGAATGAACACAactggcccctgccccagaacATCAGCAAGAACATCCAGCCAAGACTCTGTTTACTGAACACTGAGAACTGCAAACACCCAGCGCTGGGGAATATAAGACATAGAATTCATGGGTTTTATCCCATTATTCTTTgtctttcaattttgtttttttctttctttcttaagattttatttatttattgagacacagagagagagagaaagagagcgagagaggcagagacacaggcagagggagaagcaggctccatgcagggaaccccacgtgggactcgattccggatatccaggatcacaccccgctaaacctctgcgccaccggggctgccctatttttctatttcctttttccatATCTTATTTTATCAAgtctttttataaaatcttttttaatattcatgttTACAGTTATTGTcattatatttgcttttacttttgtatatatctcatttttatttctcttacaatTTCAGATGCAGTTTCTTCCAACgcaccaaaatacacccagaatctaGTATATAGCTCTGTTCTCGTCACCTGTCTGATCATATTTGCTATGATTTTCTGcattctttttggttcttttctgtttattaaaaatcttttttttaaaaaaaataaaaaaaaataaagtctttttttttaatattcatctttgtctttaattttgtatgtgtgtgtgtgtgtgtgtgtgtgtgtgtttctttacaattttgagatgtagtttcctctaacaaaccaaccaaaataCATTCAGGATATAGCGTATTGCTCTGTTCTGTACACCTGTCTGTTtatattccttctctctcttttttttttttgtcttttaatgttcatttttacagttacattctatcttTTCATTGTACTTTTTGTACATTGATCAGTTTTTCTGTGGTcacaattttgggatctagttttctaacaaacaGACTAAAATTCACACAGGATCCTGGTACTGCTCTATTCTGTTCACCTGTCTGGttatattccttttttgtttgcttgtttgttttttgttgtctcAAGACTCTTCTtatttgtttagtgtatatttctctggggtccttgttgccattttagtattttgttctatCCGTCAATTCTTCTCGGagaaaatgacaagatggaaaaactcacttCCAAAAAGAGGACAAGAGGCAGTACTGGTTGCTAGGGACCTAATCAGTAGGTACAGAAGTAATATGTCAGAACTAGAattcagaataacaatt
Protein-coding regions in this window:
- the LOC112925484 gene encoding UDP-glucuronosyltransferase 1A9 isoform X2, which codes for MAATILTGFPLLCVCLLLTSGFAEAGKLLVVPMDGSHWFTMRLVVEQLIQRGHELVLIIPEVSWQLGKSSNFTVKTYSTIYNLEELNQMFKTFSYSQWKTRQQSSLFWVLSPLKDSLQPHFLHCKNLFSDPKLVEYIKESSFDAVFLDPFDVCGLIVAKYFSLPSVVFTRGLFCHFFEESTQCPSPLSYVPRPFSILSDAMSFRERVRNHIFHLEEHLFCHYFLKTPLEVASEILQTAVTPYDLYSHTSIWLLRADFVLDYPKPVMPNMVFIGGINCQERKPLPKEFEAYVNASGEHGIVVFSLGSMVSDIPEEKAMEIADALGKIPQTVLWRYTGTPPPNLSKNTILVKWLPQNDLLGHPKARAFITHSGSHGIYEGICNGVPMVMLPLFGDQMDNAKRMETRGAGVTLNVLEMTSEDLANALKAVITDKSYKENIMHLSRLHKDRPIEPLDLAVFWVEFVMRHKGAPHLRPAAHDLTWYQYHSLDVIGFLLAVVLGVVFITYKSCAFGCRKCFGKKGRVKKSHKSKAH